GCTGGTAGCATATTGGCCGACATGGACATCATTGGAAAGCAACTGTATTAAgatctaaattttaaaatctacaTCTTAAGAAGCATCCCACGACGAGAGCGAGAACGAGAGCTTTTCACACAttccttttatttacttagtTTGGCGAATCTCCAATTGCCTTGGGTTTATGCCTTAGCGGCACGATATCCAAAAATAGCTGTGCCAACGCGCACTATAGTGCTGCCCATTTCGATCTGTAAGACAAATATCATGAATACAGAATCTCTCAACAGTTGACGTACTAAGAGAACGTACCGCTCTGTCATAGTCGTTGGACATCCCCATTGAGACCATAACTGATTCGGCTGGCAGATTGTTGGCCTGACAAATGGAGCTGTGTACCTTCATCAGCGAAATAAAGTCCGGATTGGGACCGTTACTATAATCGAACCCATAAGCCCCAATGGTCATTATGCCCACTGCTTGTAGATTCTTCAAATTGGTCCGGATGTGCTGATAAAGTGAAGGAGCAGTGCTGGCGTCAACTCCGCTCTTTGCTGTACAGTGTAAATACAACTAGATAATTAATGCGTTCTGGAGTAACACCAATTTCTTTACCATCTTCTTCGCTTGTGTTGATTTGAACGAGAACACGCAGCGGCTCACTGGGTGTTGGCTGCACCTTTGACCAGGCCGCATCCAGACTATTTGCCAATTTCTCGCTATCAACGGTCTGTATCATGTGCAGATTAGGAAGCTTCAGTACCTGCAACAAGTGGTTATCAACAATATGATTTGAGCGCTCACACAATCTAATCTATGTAAATTCAGCTACAGTCTGTAACGGACGCACcttgttgattttattgctCTGCAGATGTCCAATTAAATGCCATTTGATTTCAGggcattttgataaaatatccGGATGCTGACTCTTCTCGACCAATTCCTGCACATAGTTCTCACCAAAGTGCCGCTGTCCGGCATTGTATGCTTCAATAATGCACTCGGCCGGCTTTGTTTTGCTTACGGCAACCAAAAGTGGCTTGGGTGCGATGATTTCCTGATAAGAAATTAGTTTAACCACATGATGAAATCTATGATTTGCTACATAGAAGGTCCGGCTTGGACTTACCTTTGAACGTTTCTGTAGAGTCAACTCGATTTGCTTTAGTACGTGTTGTAGGCCGGCATTTATGTCAAATTCGGCCATTGTGCGACGtagcatttaaatataaatattgcttaatgaaaatattttgcaatttacaaaaattattatttgccaCTTTAGCGATACACTCGCATCTGTG
The genomic region above belongs to Drosophila innubila isolate TH190305 chromosome 3R unlocalized genomic scaffold, UK_Dinn_1.0 2_E_3R, whole genome shotgun sequence and contains:
- the LOC117792058 gene encoding pyridoxal phosphate homeostasis protein gives rise to the protein MLRRTMAEFDINAGLQHVLKQIELTLQKRSKEIIAPKPLLVAVSKTKPAECIIEAYNAGQRHFGENYVQELVEKSQHPDILSKCPEIKWHLIGHLQSNKINKVLKLPNLHMIQTVDSEKLANSLDAAWSKVQPTPSEPLRVLVQINTSEEDAKSGVDASTAPSLYQHIRTNLKNLQAVGIMTIGAYGFDYSNGPNPDFISLMKVHSSICQANNLPAESVMVSMGMSNDYDRAIEMGSTIVRVGTAIFGYRAAKA